The following coding sequences are from one Streptomyces sp. NBC_01294 window:
- the pepN gene encoding aminopeptidase N: protein MPGENLSRDEARERAELLSVDGYEVVLDIRSAVDEAEPAEGPRTFRSVTTVRFRATAPGTSTFADLIAPSVNTVTLNGRALDAAAVFDGSRIALDGLAAENVLVVDANCAYSRTGEGLHRFVDPEDGEVYLYTQYEPADARRVYANFEQPDLKAPYRFEVAAPEGWQVWSNGAEESREAGVWRFAETAPISTYITCVVAGPYHYVTDSYTRGDLTIPLGAMCRKGLAKHFDSDDVFLVTKQGFDLFHEIFDYPYPFGKYDQAFVPEYNLGAMENPGMVTFREEYIFRGKVTQASYERRANVILHEMAHMWFGDLVTMKWWDDLWLKESFADFMGSFGLVEATRFDQAWVTFANSRKSWAYRADQLPSTHPITADIRDLEDAKLNFDGITYAKGAAVLKQLVAYVGREAFLEGARRYFKANAYGNTTLDDLLSVLAEVSGRDMAEWSRAWLQTAGVNVLTPVITCDAAGHVTELAVVQEGEELRPHRVAVGLYRLESDGTLVRYARADADVAGARTVVAELAGTERPDLVLVNDEDLTYCKIRFDEASLATLRAHLGDLTDPLARALSWSALWNLTRDGLMPARDFVSLVLAHAGRESDVGVLQMLHGQALTSVTHYAAPDWREQGGRQLAAGALHELRLAEPGSEHQLTWARFFAASAATEGDFQLLLGLLEGSARIDGLDVDQELRWDFLLPLAAHGAVDEGALGAELARDDTASGKRHQVRCLAARPSQAVKDQAWTAVVESDALSNALVEATIAGMQQSSQRGLLAVYAGRYFEVIERVWAERSIQIAMDVVKGLYPSLQGDAATLDATDAWLSAHASAPPALRRLVLESRDDLARALAAQRCDATAGS, encoded by the coding sequence GTGCCCGGAGAGAATCTGTCCCGCGACGAGGCCCGCGAGCGGGCCGAGCTGCTGTCCGTCGACGGGTACGAGGTGGTCCTCGACATCCGGTCCGCGGTCGACGAGGCCGAGCCGGCCGAGGGTCCCCGGACCTTCCGCTCGGTGACGACGGTCCGCTTCCGGGCCACCGCCCCCGGCACCTCCACCTTCGCGGACCTGATCGCCCCTTCGGTGAACACCGTGACCCTGAACGGGCGCGCGCTGGACGCGGCCGCCGTCTTCGACGGGTCCCGGATCGCCCTGGACGGGCTGGCCGCCGAGAACGTCCTGGTGGTGGACGCGAACTGCGCCTACAGCCGGACGGGCGAGGGCCTGCACCGGTTCGTGGACCCGGAGGACGGCGAGGTCTACCTCTACACCCAGTACGAGCCGGCCGACGCACGGCGGGTGTACGCGAACTTCGAACAGCCCGACCTGAAGGCGCCCTACCGCTTCGAGGTGGCCGCCCCCGAGGGCTGGCAGGTGTGGAGCAACGGCGCCGAGGAGTCCCGCGAGGCCGGGGTCTGGCGGTTCGCCGAGACCGCGCCGATCTCCACGTACATCACGTGCGTGGTGGCGGGTCCCTACCACTACGTGACGGACTCCTACACCCGCGGGGACCTGACCATCCCGCTGGGCGCGATGTGCCGCAAGGGGCTGGCGAAGCACTTCGACTCCGACGACGTCTTCCTCGTCACCAAGCAGGGCTTCGACCTCTTCCACGAGATCTTCGACTACCCGTACCCCTTCGGGAAGTACGACCAGGCCTTCGTGCCGGAGTACAACCTGGGCGCCATGGAGAACCCGGGGATGGTGACCTTCCGGGAGGAGTACATCTTCCGCGGCAAGGTCACGCAGGCCTCGTACGAGCGGCGCGCGAACGTCATCCTGCACGAGATGGCCCACATGTGGTTCGGCGACCTCGTCACCATGAAGTGGTGGGACGACCTGTGGCTCAAGGAGTCCTTCGCCGACTTCATGGGGTCCTTCGGACTCGTCGAGGCCACCCGCTTCGACCAGGCGTGGGTCACCTTCGCCAACAGCCGCAAGTCGTGGGCCTACCGCGCCGACCAGCTGCCGTCCACGCACCCGATCACGGCCGACATCCGTGACCTGGAGGACGCCAAGCTGAACTTCGACGGCATCACCTACGCCAAGGGCGCGGCGGTGCTCAAGCAGCTCGTCGCCTACGTGGGACGCGAGGCGTTCCTGGAGGGCGCGCGGCGCTACTTCAAGGCCAACGCGTACGGGAACACCACGCTGGACGACCTGCTGTCGGTGCTCGCGGAGGTCTCCGGCCGGGACATGGCCGAGTGGTCGCGGGCCTGGCTGCAGACCGCGGGCGTGAACGTGCTCACCCCCGTGATCACCTGCGACGCGGCCGGGCACGTGACGGAGCTGGCGGTCGTGCAGGAGGGCGAGGAGCTCCGGCCGCACCGGGTCGCGGTGGGCCTGTACCGGCTGGAGTCCGACGGCACCCTGGTGCGCTACGCGCGGGCCGACGCCGACGTGGCGGGCGCGCGGACCGTGGTCGCGGAGCTGGCGGGCACGGAGCGGCCCGACCTGGTCCTGGTCAACGACGAGGACCTCACCTACTGCAAGATCCGCTTCGACGAGGCCTCGCTGGCCACGCTGCGGGCGCACCTCGGCGACCTGACGGACCCCCTCGCGCGGGCGCTGAGCTGGTCGGCGCTGTGGAACCTGACGCGGGACGGCCTGATGCCGGCGCGCGACTTCGTCTCGCTGGTCCTGGCGCACGCGGGCCGCGAGAGCGACGTGGGCGTCCTGCAGATGCTGCACGGCCAGGCCCTGACCTCGGTCACCCACTACGCGGCGCCGGACTGGCGCGAGCAGGGCGGCCGGCAGCTGGCGGCGGGCGCGCTGCACGAACTGCGGCTGGCGGAGCCGGGGTCGGAGCACCAGCTGACGTGGGCCCGCTTCTTCGCGGCGAGCGCGGCGACGGAGGGCGACTTCCAGCTGCTGCTGGGGCTGCTGGAGGGGTCGGCGCGGATCGACGGGCTGGACGTGGACCAGGAGCTGCGCTGGGACTTCCTGCTGCCGCTGGCCGCGCACGGGGCGGTGGACGAGGGCGCGCTCGGCGCCGAACTGGCGCGCGACGACACGGCGTCGGGCAAGCGGCACCAGGTCCGGTGCCTGGCGGCGCGGCCGTCGCAGGCGGTGAAGGACCAGGCGTGGACGGCGGTCGTCGAGTCGGACGCCCTGTCCAACGCGCTGGTGGAGGCGACGATCGCGGGCATGCAGCAGTCTTCGCAGCGGGGCCTGCTGGCCGTCTACGCGGGGCGCTACTTCGAGGTGATCGAGCGGGTGTGGGCGGAGCGGTCGATCCAGATCGCGATGGACGTGGTGAAGGGGCTGTACCCGTCGCTCCAGGGCGACGCGGCCACGCTGGACGCCACCGACGCCTGGCTGTCGGCGCACGCTTCGGCTCCGCCGGCCCTGCGCCGCCTGGTGCTGGAGTCCCGCGACGACCTGGCCAGGGCCCTTGCCGCGCAGCGGTGCGACGCGACGGCCGGCAGCTAG
- a CDS encoding mycothiol-dependent nitroreductase Rv2466c family protein, translating to MTDTQVREKTPVDFWFDPLCPWAWMTSRWMLEVEKVRDIEVRWHVMSLAVLNENKLDELPETYRELLGPKGWAPVRVVIAAQQKHGDEVTGKLYTALGTRIHNDEKGPTREVIAEALAEVGLPAELLAYADSDEYDEVLRASHNNGIDRVGQEVGTPVISVPGAEGEVAFFGPVVTPTPRGEAAARLWDGTLLVASTPGFYEIKRTRTQGPSFE from the coding sequence ATGACCGACACCCAGGTGCGCGAGAAGACCCCGGTCGACTTCTGGTTCGACCCGCTCTGCCCTTGGGCCTGGATGACGTCCCGTTGGATGCTCGAGGTCGAGAAGGTCCGCGACATCGAGGTCCGCTGGCACGTGATGAGCCTCGCCGTCCTCAACGAGAACAAGCTCGACGAGCTGCCCGAGACCTACCGCGAGCTGCTCGGCCCCAAGGGCTGGGCCCCGGTGCGCGTGGTCATAGCGGCCCAGCAGAAGCACGGCGACGAGGTCACCGGCAAGCTCTACACCGCGCTAGGCACCCGCATCCACAACGACGAGAAGGGCCCGACCCGCGAGGTGATCGCCGAGGCGCTGGCCGAGGTCGGCCTGCCGGCCGAGCTGCTCGCGTACGCCGACTCGGACGAGTACGACGAGGTGCTGCGGGCCTCCCACAACAACGGCATCGACCGGGTCGGCCAGGAGGTCGGCACCCCGGTGATCTCCGTTCCGGGCGCCGAGGGCGAGGTCGCCTTCTTCGGCCCCGTCGTCACCCCGACCCCGCGCGGCGAGGCCGCAGCCCGGCTGTGGGACGGCACCCTGCTCGTCGCCTCCACCCCCGGCTTCTACGAGATCAAGCGCACCCGCACCCAGGGCCCGTCCTTCGAGTAG
- a CDS encoding superoxide dismutase, which yields MAIYTLPELPYDYAALEPVINPQIIELHHDKHHAAYVTGANNTLEQLAEARDKENWGALNGLEKNLAFHLSGHILHSIYWHNMASPKTGEGGGEPTAADGLGDLSDAITESFGSFAKFKKQLTFASSATQGSGWGVLAYEPVSGRLIVEQVYDHQGNVGVASTPVLVFDAWEHAFYLQYKNQKVDFIEAMWNVVNWQDVSRRYADAKANTPLLIPAKG from the coding sequence ATGGCCATCTACACGCTTCCTGAGCTTCCGTACGACTACGCGGCTCTCGAGCCGGTGATCAACCCGCAGATCATCGAGCTGCACCACGACAAGCACCACGCGGCCTACGTCACGGGCGCCAACAACACGCTGGAGCAACTGGCGGAGGCGCGCGACAAGGAGAACTGGGGCGCCCTCAACGGCCTTGAGAAGAACCTCGCGTTCCACCTCTCCGGCCACATCCTGCACAGCATCTACTGGCACAACATGGCCAGCCCGAAGACCGGCGAGGGCGGCGGCGAGCCCACCGCGGCCGACGGCCTGGGCGACCTGTCCGACGCGATCACCGAGTCCTTCGGCTCCTTCGCGAAGTTCAAGAAGCAGCTGACCTTCGCCTCCTCCGCGACGCAGGGCTCCGGCTGGGGCGTGCTCGCGTACGAGCCCGTCAGCGGCCGCCTGATCGTCGAGCAGGTCTACGACCACCAGGGCAACGTGGGCGTGGCCAGCACCCCGGTCCTGGTCTTCGACGCCTGGGAGCACGCCTTCTACCTTCAGTACAAGAACCAGAAGGTGGACTTCATCGAGGCGATGTGGAACGTCGTCAACTGGCAGGACGTGTCCAGGCGCTACGCCGACGCCAAGGCCAACACTCCGCTGCTGATCCCCGCCAAGGGCTGA
- a CDS encoding amino acid permease translates to MSQSTLTPPEAPQTGAGSPLGNGLKQRHLSMIALGGVIGAGLFVGSGAGIAAAGPSIVLAYAASGLLVMFVMRMLGEMSAANPASGSFSVHAERAIGPWAGFTAGWMFWTLLCVGVAIEAIGAAHIMTGWFPGTPSWMWVLVFMALFCGSNLAAVSNFGEFEFWFAALKIGAIALFLGLGVLAVLGLLPGTGAPGTANLLHDGGFLPHGVDGLLVGLLASVVAYGGLETVTIAAAESEDPVAGVAKAVRTTMWRIAIVYVGSMLVIVTLLPWNDPAVTADGPYAATLDHLGIPAAGEIMNVVILIALLSAMNANIYGSSRMAYSLVSRGQGPKALGKVTGRVPRRAVLASCGFGFVTVLLSHWYPDTLFAWLLNMVGGVILIVWGFIAVSQFVLRRRLEREAPEKLVVRMWGFPYLTWVALAGVAGVLVLMALGEDTRVQVIFTGGLTVALAVTGYVLQRRAAART, encoded by the coding sequence ATGAGCCAGAGCACCCTGACACCCCCCGAAGCACCGCAGACCGGCGCCGGATCACCCCTCGGCAACGGCCTCAAGCAGCGCCACCTCTCGATGATCGCCCTCGGCGGTGTCATCGGCGCCGGACTCTTCGTCGGCTCCGGCGCCGGCATCGCCGCCGCGGGTCCCTCGATCGTGCTCGCCTACGCCGCGTCCGGGCTGCTGGTGATGTTCGTGATGCGGATGCTCGGCGAGATGTCGGCGGCCAACCCCGCCTCCGGGTCGTTCTCGGTCCACGCGGAGCGGGCGATCGGCCCCTGGGCCGGATTCACCGCCGGCTGGATGTTCTGGACCCTGCTGTGCGTGGGCGTGGCCATCGAGGCCATCGGCGCGGCGCACATCATGACGGGCTGGTTCCCGGGCACCCCCTCCTGGATGTGGGTGCTGGTCTTCATGGCGCTGTTCTGCGGCTCCAACCTCGCCGCCGTCTCGAACTTCGGCGAGTTCGAGTTCTGGTTCGCCGCGCTCAAGATCGGCGCGATCGCCCTCTTCCTGGGCCTGGGCGTGCTCGCCGTACTCGGCCTGCTGCCCGGCACCGGCGCCCCCGGCACCGCCAACCTGCTCCACGACGGCGGCTTCCTGCCCCACGGCGTGGACGGCCTGCTGGTCGGACTGCTCGCCTCGGTCGTCGCGTACGGCGGGCTGGAGACGGTGACCATCGCGGCCGCCGAGTCCGAGGACCCCGTCGCCGGCGTGGCCAAGGCGGTGCGGACCACCATGTGGCGGATCGCGATCGTCTACGTCGGCTCCATGCTGGTCATCGTCACCCTGCTGCCCTGGAACGACCCGGCGGTCACGGCGGACGGCCCGTACGCGGCCACCCTGGACCACCTGGGCATCCCGGCCGCCGGCGAGATCATGAACGTGGTCATCCTGATCGCCCTGCTGTCCGCGATGAACGCCAACATCTACGGCTCCTCGCGCATGGCCTACTCCCTCGTCTCCCGCGGCCAGGGCCCCAAGGCGCTGGGCAAGGTCACCGGCCGGGTGCCGCGCCGGGCGGTGCTCGCCTCCTGCGGCTTCGGCTTCGTCACCGTGCTGCTGTCGCACTGGTATCCCGACACCCTGTTCGCCTGGCTGCTGAACATGGTCGGCGGGGTCATCCTCATCGTCTGGGGCTTCATCGCCGTCTCGCAGTTCGTGCTGCGCCGGCGCCTGGAGCGCGAGGCCCCCGAGAAGCTGGTCGTGCGGATGTGGGGCTTCCCGTACCTGACCTGGGTGGCGCTGGCCGGGGTCGCCGGGGTCCTGGTGCTGATGGCGCTGGGCGAGGACACCCGGGTCCAGGTGATCTTCACCGGCGGGCTCACCGTCGCCCTCGCGGTGACCGGATACGTGCTGCAGCGCCGGGCCGCCGCCAGGACCTGA
- a CDS encoding SDR family NAD(P)-dependent oxidoreductase, translated as MGRTVTGLRSTGRGVLVTGASRGIGRAIAAAFARQGDRVVVHCSARRADAEETLASLEGEGHVLVAADLGDPARVEALAAEAEVALGGVDVLVNNAAVMVAHPLPDTSYEGWQEAWRRTVDVNLFGAANLSHCVARRMIEAGREGRIVNIGSRGAFRGEPDHPAYGATKAAVHALGQSLAVSLAPHGIAVASVAPGFVATERVAGRLEGPEGAGIRAQSPFGRVADPEEIASAVLYLASPEAAWSSGTVLDVNGASYLRT; from the coding sequence ATGGGCCGGACCGTGACAGGACTTCGCAGCACCGGCCGGGGCGTACTCGTCACCGGCGCCTCCCGGGGGATCGGCCGGGCGATCGCGGCCGCCTTCGCCCGGCAGGGCGACCGGGTCGTCGTCCACTGCTCCGCCCGGCGGGCGGACGCGGAGGAGACCCTCGCCTCCCTGGAGGGGGAGGGTCACGTCCTGGTCGCCGCGGACCTCGGTGACCCGGCCCGCGTCGAGGCCCTGGCGGCCGAGGCGGAGGTGGCGCTCGGCGGCGTGGACGTCCTGGTCAACAACGCCGCCGTCATGGTCGCCCACCCGCTGCCGGACACCTCGTACGAGGGCTGGCAGGAGGCCTGGCGGCGGACCGTCGACGTGAACCTCTTCGGCGCCGCCAACCTGAGCCACTGCGTCGCGCGCCGCATGATCGAAGCGGGACGCGAGGGACGCATCGTCAACATCGGCTCGCGCGGCGCCTTCCGGGGCGAGCCCGACCACCCCGCCTACGGCGCGACCAAGGCCGCGGTCCATGCCCTGGGCCAGTCCCTCGCCGTGTCCCTCGCCCCGCACGGCATCGCCGTCGCCTCCGTCGCACCCGGCTTCGTCGCCACCGAGCGGGTCGCCGGCCGGCTGGAGGGGCCCGAGGGCGCCGGCATCCGGGCGCAGAGCCCCTTCGGCCGGGTCGCGGACCCGGAAGAGATCGCCTCCGCCGTGCTCTACCTGGCCTCCCCCGAGGCGGCCTGGAGTTCGGGCACGGTCCTCGACGTCAACGGGGCCTCCTACCTGCGCACCTGA
- a CDS encoding amino acid permease → MRERLPEAPPTTELPEEPLSHSLKQRHLTMLGLGGVIGAGLFVGSGAGIGIAGPAIICSYLLAGVLAMLVMRALGEMSAAMPASGSFSVYAEKALGRWAGFSAGWLYWFLLVVVLAVEATGAAKIANGWLPSVDQWVWVLLFMVVFTVCNLAAVRNFGEFEFWFAALKVGAIVLFLILGTLAVFGLLPDTEPVGLTNLTGQGGFFPAGFGGVIAGMLAVIFAFGGLEVVTIAAAESDDPARSVSRAVRSAVWRILFFYVGSMVVIVTLLPWDSLEPGQSPYVAVLDSIGIPGAGQIMNIVVFVALLSALNANLYGSSRMVFSLAERGEAPKSLLKVSGGGVPRRAVFASVAFGFVSVVLNLLWPQTIFLYMLNAVGAVLLFVWALIAISQLKLRRIIERDMPERLTLPMWLFPYLTWTALIGMAAVLVLMLFDDSARPQLLWSTGAAALVLAVAGIRELRARKA, encoded by the coding sequence ATGCGTGAGCGCCTGCCAGAAGCACCTCCCACGACCGAGCTGCCCGAGGAACCCCTCAGCCACAGTCTCAAGCAGCGCCACCTGACCATGCTGGGTCTGGGCGGCGTGATCGGCGCCGGGCTCTTCGTGGGCTCCGGCGCGGGCATCGGCATCGCCGGTCCCGCGATCATCTGCTCCTACCTGCTCGCGGGCGTCCTCGCGATGCTGGTGATGCGGGCGCTCGGGGAGATGTCGGCCGCGATGCCCGCGTCCGGCTCCTTCTCGGTGTACGCGGAGAAGGCCCTGGGCCGCTGGGCCGGCTTCTCGGCGGGCTGGCTGTACTGGTTCCTGCTGGTCGTGGTGCTGGCCGTGGAGGCCACCGGCGCGGCGAAGATCGCGAACGGCTGGCTGCCCTCGGTCGACCAGTGGGTCTGGGTGCTGCTCTTCATGGTGGTCTTCACCGTGTGCAACCTGGCCGCCGTACGGAACTTCGGCGAGTTCGAGTTCTGGTTCGCCGCCCTGAAGGTGGGCGCGATCGTGCTCTTCCTGATCCTGGGCACCCTCGCGGTCTTCGGCCTGCTCCCGGACACCGAGCCCGTCGGCCTCACCAACCTCACCGGGCAGGGCGGCTTCTTTCCGGCCGGCTTCGGCGGCGTGATCGCCGGCATGCTCGCCGTCATCTTCGCCTTCGGCGGCCTGGAGGTCGTCACCATCGCCGCCGCCGAGTCGGACGACCCGGCCCGGTCGGTGTCCCGCGCGGTGCGCAGCGCGGTGTGGCGCATCCTCTTCTTCTACGTCGGCTCGATGGTGGTCATCGTGACCCTGCTGCCGTGGGATTCGCTGGAGCCGGGCCAGAGCCCGTACGTCGCCGTCCTGGACTCCATCGGCATCCCGGGGGCCGGCCAGATCATGAACATCGTGGTGTTCGTGGCACTGCTCTCGGCGCTCAACGCGAACCTGTACGGGTCCTCGCGCATGGTCTTCTCGCTCGCCGAGCGCGGCGAGGCGCCGAAGTCGCTGCTGAAGGTCTCGGGCGGCGGGGTGCCGCGCCGGGCGGTGTTCGCCTCGGTGGCCTTCGGCTTCGTGTCGGTGGTGCTGAACCTGCTGTGGCCGCAGACGATCTTCCTCTACATGCTCAACGCGGTCGGCGCGGTGCTGCTGTTCGTGTGGGCCCTGATCGCGATCTCGCAGCTGAAGCTGCGCCGGATCATCGAGCGGGACATGCCGGAGCGGCTGACCCTGCCGATGTGGCTGTTTCCGTACCTGACCTGGACTGCGCTCATCGGGATGGCGGCGGTGCTGGTCCTGATGCTGTTCGACGACTCCGCGCGGCCGCAGCTGCTGTGGTCGACGGGTGCGGCCGCGCTGGTCCTCGCGGTGGCGGGGATCCGCGAGCTGAGGGCCCGCAAGGCCTGA
- a CDS encoding biotin transporter BioY yields MSTASVPLRPGTVLADLLPASRVRDTALVVGGAALTGLAAQISVPVDGLAAPITGQTFAALLVGTALGAGRGFLSLALYTLVGMAGVPWFAGGGSGAGGATFGYVLGMLLASTVVGALARRGADRSVLRNAGAMVLGSAVVYAVGVPYLMAVTGISLGVAVATGLTPFLIGDALKAALAMGVLPAAWKLVGRRG; encoded by the coding sequence ATGAGCACTGCTTCCGTCCCCCTCCGGCCCGGCACCGTCCTCGCCGACCTGCTGCCCGCGAGCCGCGTCCGCGACACTGCGCTCGTCGTCGGCGGCGCGGCGCTCACCGGGCTGGCCGCCCAGATCTCCGTCCCCGTCGACGGGCTGGCCGCGCCGATCACCGGCCAGACCTTCGCCGCGCTGCTCGTCGGCACCGCGCTCGGCGCCGGCCGCGGCTTCCTCTCGCTCGCCCTCTACACGCTGGTCGGCATGGCCGGCGTGCCGTGGTTCGCGGGCGGCGGCTCCGGCGCGGGCGGCGCGACCTTCGGGTACGTCCTCGGCATGCTGCTGGCCTCCACCGTCGTCGGCGCCTTGGCGCGGCGCGGCGCCGACCGCTCGGTCCTGCGGAACGCCGGTGCGATGGTGCTGGGCTCCGCCGTGGTCTACGCGGTGGGCGTGCCGTACCTGATGGCCGTCACCGGGATCTCCCTGGGCGTCGCCGTCGCGACGGGCCTGACCCCGTTCCTGATCGGCGACGCCCTCAAGGCCGCACTGGCCATGGGCGTCCTGCCGGCCGCGTGGAAGCTGGTCGGCCGTCGCGGCTGA
- a CDS encoding amino acid permease, with protein MSSTTTLQKEGNPTGNPGEGQPSDGLKAGLKNRHLSMIAIGGVIGAGLFVGSGGGIAKAGPAILISYALVGAMVVFVMRMLGEMAAASPNSGSFSAYADRALGRWAGFSIGWLYWFFWVVVLAVEATAGAAILENWIPAVPQWAWALIVMAVLTVTNLGSVASYGEFEFWFAGIKVVAIGAFVIVGMLAVFGLLPGSDNPGAGFAHLTDAGGFFPNGYGAVLTGVLMVVFSFMGSEIVTLAAGESENPRKAVTRATNSVIWRIGVFYLGSIFIVLTLLPWNDKSITEKGSYVAALDSIGIAHAGTIMEVIVLTAVLSCLNSGLYTASRMAFSLGERGDAPKAFAKVNKNGVPVAAILGSTVFGFVAVYFNYAFKDTVFNFLLNSSGAIALFVWLVICFTQLRMRGILVREAPEKLTVKMWLFPWLTWATAALIMFVIGYMFVDDANREVVTLSTLVAGVVVLVGVVLDFRRKRALQG; from the coding sequence ATGAGCTCCACGACGACCCTCCAGAAGGAAGGCAACCCCACCGGTAACCCCGGTGAGGGCCAGCCCTCCGACGGTCTGAAGGCCGGTCTCAAGAACCGCCACCTGTCCATGATCGCCATCGGCGGCGTCATCGGCGCCGGCCTCTTCGTCGGCTCCGGTGGCGGTATCGCCAAGGCCGGTCCCGCCATCCTGATCTCCTACGCGCTGGTCGGCGCGATGGTCGTCTTCGTGATGCGGATGCTGGGCGAGATGGCGGCCGCCAGCCCGAACTCGGGCTCGTTCTCCGCCTACGCCGACCGGGCGCTCGGCCGCTGGGCCGGCTTCTCCATCGGCTGGCTCTACTGGTTCTTCTGGGTCGTCGTGCTCGCCGTGGAGGCCACCGCCGGTGCCGCCATCCTGGAGAACTGGATCCCGGCCGTCCCGCAGTGGGCCTGGGCGCTGATCGTGATGGCGGTGCTGACCGTCACCAACCTCGGCTCGGTCGCCTCCTACGGTGAGTTCGAGTTCTGGTTCGCGGGCATCAAGGTCGTCGCCATCGGCGCCTTCGTGATCGTCGGCATGCTGGCCGTCTTCGGCCTGCTGCCTGGCTCCGACAACCCGGGCGCGGGCTTCGCGCACCTGACCGACGCGGGGGGCTTCTTCCCCAACGGTTACGGCGCCGTCCTCACCGGTGTGCTGATGGTCGTCTTCTCCTTCATGGGCAGCGAGATCGTCACCCTGGCCGCCGGCGAGTCGGAGAACCCCCGCAAGGCGGTCACCCGGGCCACCAACTCCGTCATCTGGCGGATCGGCGTCTTCTACCTGGGCTCGATCTTCATCGTGCTGACCCTGCTCCCGTGGAACGACAAGTCGATCACCGAGAAGGGCTCGTACGTCGCCGCCCTGGACTCGATCGGCATCGCGCACGCCGGCACGATCATGGAGGTCATCGTCCTGACCGCCGTGCTGTCCTGCCTGAACTCGGGCCTCTACACCGCCTCCCGCATGGCCTTCTCGCTCGGTGAGCGCGGTGACGCCCCCAAGGCGTTCGCCAAGGTCAACAAGAACGGTGTGCCGGTGGCCGCGATCCTGGGCTCCACGGTCTTCGGCTTCGTCGCCGTCTACTTCAACTACGCCTTCAAGGACACGGTCTTCAACTTCCTGCTGAACTCCTCGGGTGCCATCGCGCTCTTCGTCTGGCTGGTGATCTGCTTCACCCAGCTGAGGATGCGCGGGATCCTGGTCCGCGAGGCCCCGGAGAAGCTGACCGTGAAGATGTGGCTGTTCCCGTGGCTGACCTGGGCCACCGCCGCACTGATCATGTTCGTGATCGGCTACATGTTCGTGGACGACGCCAACCGCGAGGTCGTCACCCTGTCCACCCTGGTCGCCGGCGTGGTCGTGCTCGTCGGTGTGGTCCTGGACTTCCGCCGCAAGCGGGCCCTGCAGGGCTGA
- a CDS encoding ribose-5-phosphate isomerase has protein sequence MRVYLGSDHAGLELKNHLVDWLKNNGHEPVDCGPHIYDAVDDYPPFCLRAAEKTAADADSVGIVIGGSGNGEQIAANKVKGVRAILAWSVQTAQLGREHNNANVISVGGRMHTQDEAVSFIEAFLTTPYSGEERHTRRIDMLSAYEQTGELPPIPAHHPQG, from the coding sequence ATGCGCGTGTACCTCGGATCCGACCATGCAGGCCTTGAGCTCAAGAACCACCTGGTGGACTGGCTCAAGAACAACGGCCACGAGCCCGTCGACTGTGGACCCCACATCTACGACGCGGTGGACGACTACCCGCCGTTCTGCCTCCGCGCCGCGGAGAAGACCGCAGCGGACGCCGACAGCGTCGGCATCGTGATCGGCGGCTCCGGCAACGGCGAGCAGATCGCCGCGAACAAGGTCAAGGGCGTCCGCGCCATCCTGGCCTGGAGCGTCCAGACCGCCCAGCTCGGCCGTGAGCACAACAACGCCAACGTCATCTCCGTCGGCGGCCGGATGCACACGCAGGACGAGGCCGTCAGCTTCATCGAGGCCTTCCTGACGACCCCGTACTCCGGCGAGGAGCGCCACACCCGCCGCATCGACATGCTCTCCGCCTACGAGCAGACCGGCGAGCTCCCCCCGATCCCGGCCCACCACCCGCAGGGCTGA
- a CDS encoding Fpg/Nei family DNA glycosylase, which produces MPEGHTIHRLAEDHLNRFAGWEVAVSSPQGRFAESAALLDGRILDGVDAHGKHLFLGFGESGWIHIHLGLFGKYAIGPAPAPPATDTVRLRLATDDYFSDLRGPTTCAWVTDEEKRAIGERLGPDPLRGGDDPDRAWSRISRSRTTVAALLMDQKVVAGVGNVYRAEVLFRHGIDPYRQGKDLARAEWDAMWADLAALMREGVRNNRIDTVRDEHLPEAMGRPPRVDDHGGEVYVYRRANMPCHICGGEIRTAGLAARNLFWCPTCQSR; this is translated from the coding sequence GTGCCCGAGGGGCATACGATCCACCGGCTCGCCGAGGACCACCTGAACCGGTTCGCCGGGTGGGAGGTCGCCGTCAGCAGCCCCCAGGGGCGGTTCGCCGAGAGCGCGGCCCTGCTCGACGGACGGATCCTGGACGGTGTCGACGCCCACGGCAAGCACCTCTTCCTGGGGTTCGGGGAGAGCGGCTGGATCCACATCCACCTCGGGCTCTTCGGCAAGTACGCGATCGGCCCCGCACCGGCCCCGCCGGCCACCGACACGGTCCGGCTGCGCCTGGCCACCGACGACTACTTCTCCGACCTGCGCGGCCCGACCACCTGCGCGTGGGTCACGGACGAGGAGAAGCGGGCGATAGGCGAGCGGCTCGGCCCGGACCCCCTGCGGGGCGGTGACGACCCCGACCGCGCATGGTCCCGGATCTCCCGCTCCCGCACCACCGTCGCCGCCCTGCTGATGGACCAGAAGGTCGTCGCGGGCGTCGGCAACGTCTACCGCGCCGAGGTCCTCTTCCGGCACGGCATCGACCCGTACCGCCAGGGCAAGGACCTCGCCCGCGCCGAGTGGGACGCGATGTGGGCCGACCTGGCCGCGCTGATGCGCGAGGGCGTGCGCAACAACCGCATCGACACCGTCCGCGACGAGCACCTGCCCGAGGCGATGGGACGGCCGCCGAGGGTCGACGACCACGGCGGCGAGGTGTACGTCTACCGGAGGGCGAACATGCCCTGCCACATCTGCGGGGGCGAGATCCGCACCGCCGGTCTCGCCGCCCGCAACCTCTTCTGGTGCCCGACCTGCCAGTCCCGCTAG